The Terracoccus luteus genome includes a region encoding these proteins:
- a CDS encoding TlyA family RNA methyltransferase, whose translation MTTRLDVSLVTRGLARSRTQARELVVAGSVLVDGRAVTRPSTPVADDAVVSLTREPDRWVGRAALKLLRALELWPLTVQGRRCVDVGASTGGFTQVLLEAGAAHVTALDVGHGQLVASVAADPRVTDLPGTNVRDVGPEQLGGPFDLLVCDLSFISLTLVLPVLRSLVHDDGDLVVLVKPQFEVGRERLGRRGVVTSRHEHRRVLRDVVGAAQQAGLHVHGLAPSPIAGGDGNREFLLWLAPRPGATDPGDMLERMQPEADQ comes from the coding sequence GTGACCACCCGCCTCGACGTCTCCCTCGTCACCCGCGGGCTGGCCCGCTCCCGCACCCAGGCGCGTGAGCTCGTCGTCGCCGGCTCCGTGCTCGTCGACGGTCGGGCCGTCACCCGCCCGTCGACCCCCGTCGCCGACGACGCGGTCGTCAGTCTCACGCGTGAGCCAGACCGTTGGGTCGGTCGGGCGGCCCTGAAGCTGCTCCGCGCCCTCGAGCTGTGGCCGCTGACGGTCCAGGGGCGACGCTGTGTCGACGTGGGCGCGAGCACCGGTGGCTTCACCCAGGTGCTGCTCGAGGCGGGCGCCGCCCACGTGACGGCCCTCGACGTCGGTCACGGGCAGCTCGTCGCCTCGGTGGCCGCCGACCCCCGGGTGACCGACCTGCCCGGCACGAACGTGCGCGACGTCGGGCCCGAGCAGCTCGGCGGACCGTTCGACCTGCTCGTGTGCGACCTCAGCTTCATCTCGCTCACCCTCGTGCTGCCCGTGCTCCGCTCCCTCGTGCACGACGACGGTGACCTCGTCGTGCTCGTCAAGCCCCAGTTCGAGGTCGGCCGTGAACGTCTCGGCCGGCGGGGGGTCGTCACCTCCCGGCACGAGCACCGCCGGGTGCTGCGCGACGTCGTCGGGGCGGCCCAGCAGGCCGGGCTCCACGTGCACGGCCTGGCGCCGAGCCCCATCGCGGGCGGCGACGGCAACCGCGAGTTCCTCCTGTGGCTCGCCCCCCGCCCGGGGGCGACCGACCCGGGTGACATGCTGGAACGCATGCAGCCGGAGGCAGACCAGTGA
- a CDS encoding HAD-IIA family hydrolase produces the protein MTDAGGRPLLDRYDGVVCDLDGVVYRGDGAVPGAPEALSDVVASGRRIVYATNNASRMPSDIADQLRGLGAPCEVDDVVTSAQAGAAHLAERLSPGVRVLAVGGPGTTAAITEAGLTAVAPSDAADHDVTVDAVLQGLGRQLTVTDFEVATRHVARGVPWVASNGDATLPLEWGDAPGNGAYVALVGRAARREPDAVVGKPHPPLYELAADRLGTDRSRTLAVGDRLDTDIDGAGRTGIDSAWVLTGVDAPSDLVRAVSTTPPTYVIGHLGELHQRYVDPVRVDGSDGTWRCGPVTARVQDDALVLEGEDGHPSEAIRAGLALLLERRDAATQAHASPEGEALERLVTLASVLDALVPAATDPSDRATGDTSDRRT, from the coding sequence GTGACTGACGCGGGCGGGCGGCCGCTGCTGGACCGTTACGACGGGGTCGTCTGCGACCTCGACGGGGTGGTCTACCGGGGCGACGGCGCTGTTCCAGGGGCCCCGGAGGCACTGAGCGACGTGGTGGCATCCGGTCGCCGGATCGTCTACGCGACGAACAACGCGTCCCGGATGCCGTCGGACATCGCCGACCAGCTGCGTGGCCTCGGCGCCCCGTGCGAGGTCGACGACGTCGTGACGAGCGCTCAGGCCGGCGCCGCACACCTCGCGGAACGGCTGTCGCCCGGCGTGAGGGTGCTGGCCGTGGGTGGGCCGGGTACCACGGCCGCCATCACCGAGGCGGGCCTGACGGCCGTGGCGCCCTCCGACGCCGCCGACCACGACGTGACGGTCGACGCCGTGCTGCAGGGTTTGGGCCGGCAGCTGACGGTCACGGACTTCGAGGTGGCCACCCGCCACGTCGCGCGTGGCGTGCCGTGGGTCGCCAGCAACGGCGACGCCACCCTCCCGCTCGAGTGGGGAGACGCCCCCGGCAACGGCGCCTACGTGGCGCTCGTCGGCCGTGCTGCACGACGAGAGCCCGACGCCGTCGTCGGCAAGCCCCATCCGCCGCTGTACGAGCTCGCCGCCGACCGCCTCGGCACCGACCGCTCCCGGACCCTGGCCGTCGGTGACCGTCTCGACACCGACATCGACGGCGCCGGGAGGACCGGTATCGACAGCGCCTGGGTGCTCACCGGCGTCGACGCGCCGAGCGACCTCGTCCGCGCCGTGTCGACCACCCCGCCGACCTATGTCATCGGCCACCTCGGTGAGCTGCACCAGCGCTACGTCGACCCCGTCCGCGTGGACGGGTCGGACGGGACGTGGCGCTGCGGACCCGTCACCGCGCGCGTGCAGGACGACGCCCTGGTGCTCGAGGGGGAGGACGGGCATCCCTCGGAGGCGATCCGGGCCGGTCTGGCGCTGCTGCTGGAGCGGCGTGACGCCGCCACACAGGCTCACGCTTCACCTGAAGGTGAAGCCCTGGAACGGCTCGTCACCCTGGCCTCGGTGCTCGACGCGCTCGTGCCGGCTGCCACCGACCCGTCCGACCGGGCGACCGGCGACACGTCCGACCGCCGCACCTGA